In a genomic window of Brassica rapa cultivar Chiifu-401-42 chromosome A10, CAAS_Brap_v3.01, whole genome shotgun sequence:
- the LOC103847349 gene encoding iron-sulfur assembly protein IscA-like 2, mitochondrial — translation MSRSLAKRFVPYVSARIRENHRMLNYYCSSSSSALKEASSSSSSSSSSSQSESPSLEAVHLSDNCIRRIKELQSSEPEKKLLRLGVETGGCSGFQYVFELDHKTNPDDRVFEKDGVKLVVDNVSYDFVKGATVDYVEELIRSAFVVAENPAAVGGCSCKSSFMVKQ, via the exons ATGTCGAGATCTCTGGCGAAACGTTTTGTACCCTATGTGTCTGCTCGTATAAGAGAGAATCATCGGATGCTTAATTATTattgttcttcctcttcttctgctCTCaaagaagcttcttcttcttcttcttcttcttcgtcctcCTCCCAATCTGAATCACCTTCTCTCGAGGCTGTTCATCTCAGCGACAATTGTATCCGG AGAATAAAAGAGTTACAATCTAGTGAACCGGAGAAGAAGCTGCTTCGATTGGGTGTAGAAACTGGAGGCTGTTCTGGTTTCCAGTACGTCTTTGAGCTTGATCATAAAACCAACCCTGATGACAG GGTGTTTGAGAAGGACGGTGTCAAGTTGGTTGTAGATAATGTCTCATATGACTTTGTCAAAGGCGCTACTGTTGATTACGTCGAGGAGCTCATCCGTTCTGCTTTCGTG GTAGCTGAAAATCCGGCAGCAGTGGGTGGATGCAGTTGTAAAAGCTCCTTCATGGTGAAACAGTGA
- the LOC103847350 gene encoding ABC transporter B family member 29, chloroplastic, with protein MPSLLLRPTTPCFLLPPPPLRHRRSSPLFHKLSIQPSPTSRKSSVSLTRANTTIISSLKPFENVKPYLQSESRTILAGWLCSFVSVVSLSQIIPRIGSFTSTLNANAASPLKLRNSALVLAALFLARVVAGYLQQAYLWEAALSSVYKIRVFAYRRVLERELEFFEGGSGISSGDIAYRITAEASEVSDTIYALLNTVVPSAFQISAMATHMVVASPLLTLVSAMVIPSVALVIAFLGDRLRKISRKAQIASASLSAYLNEVLPAILFVKANNAEVSETVRFQRFASADLSERFKKKKMKSLIPQIVQVIYLGSLSVFCVGAVTLAGSSLSSGAIVSFMTSLAFLIEPVQDLGKAYNELKQGEPAIERLFDLASLKSKVIERPGAIQLEKVAGEVELRSVSFKYGEEMLPVLDGLSLHIKAGETIALVGPSGGGKTTLIKLLLRLYEPSSGSIYIDKKDIKDIKLESLRQHVGLVSQDITLFTGTVAENIGYRDLTTGIDMKRVELAAKTANADEFIRNLPEGYNTGIGPRGSSLSGGQRQRLAIARALYQNSSILILDEATSALDSMSELLVRQALERVMQDHTVIVIAHRLETVMMAQRVFLLEKGKLKELSRSSLLGTHKDSLSSAGFVI; from the exons atgccatCTCTCCTCCTCCGCCCAACGACGCCATGTTTCCTCCTTCCTCCTCCACCGCTACGCCACCGACGGAGCTCACCTCTCTTTCACAAACTCTCAATCCAACCATCTCCCACCTCCAGAAAATCCTCTGTTTCCCTTACTCGCGCCAACACAACCATCATCAGCTCTCTAAAACCCTTCGAAAACGTTAAACCCTATCTCCAATCCGAATCCAGAACCATCCTCGCCGGCTGGCTCTGCAGCTTCGTCTCCGTGGTCTCGCTCTCTCAGATCATCCCCAGGATCGGCTCCTTCACCTCCACCCTCAACGCCAACGCCGCTTCCCCCTTAAAGCTCAGAAACTCTGCTCTCGTCCTAGCCGCTCTGTTCCTCGCCAGAGTCGTCGCCGGCTATCTCCAGCAAGCGTATCTCTGGGAGGCTGCTCTCAGCTCCGTTTACAAGATCCGCGTCTTCGCGTACCGGAGAGTGCTGGAGAGGGAGCTGGAGTTCTTCGAAGGCGGGAGTGGGATCTCGTCGGGAGATATTGCGTATCGTATCACCGCCGAAGCTTCTGAAGTTTCCGACACTATCTATGCTCTTCTCAAC ACAGTTGTGCCCAGTGCTTTCCAGATATCTGCTATGGCTACACATATGGTTGTTGCTAGTCCTCTACTCACACTAGTCTCTGCAATG GTGATCCCATCGGTTGCGCTAGTCATAGCATTTCTTGGTGATAGGCTTCGCAAGATATCAAGAAAAGCTCAGATTGCCTCTGCTTCACTCTCCGCCTACTTAAATGAA GTGCTTCCTGCGATTTTGTTTGTGAAGGCGAATAACGCAGAGGTTTCCGAGACTGTGAGGTTCCAGAGGTTTGCTAGTGCTGATCTATCTGAGCgttttaagaagaagaaaatgaagtcGCTTATCCCTCAGATTGTTCAAGTTATCTATCTCGGATCTTTGTCCGTGTTTTGTGTTGGAGCTGTGACGCTTGCAGGCTCTTCTTTAAGCTCCGGGGCGATTGTTTCCTTTATGACATCCTTAGCTTTCTTGATCGAGCCTGTCCAG GATCTTGGAAAAGCTTATAATGAGTTGAAACAAGGAGAGCCAGCGATAGAACGTTTGTTTGATTTAGCCTCCTTAAAATCTAAGGTGATCGAGAGACCTGGAGCCATTCAACTTGAAAAGGTTGCAGGAGAGGTTGAGTTGCGCAGTGTTTCGTTTAAGTATGGAGAAGAGATGCTTCCTGTTTTAGATGGGTTGAGTCTTCATATCAAAGCAGGAGAGACTATAGCTCTTGTTGGTCCATCTGGTGGAGGGAAGACAACGCTGATTAAATTGCTTCTCCGCCTTTACGAACCTTCCTCTG GCTCTATCTATATTGACAAAAAGGACATCAAGGATATCAAACTGGAGAGTTTGAGGCAGCATGTTGGTCTGGTTTCACAAGACATC ACTCTGTTTACAGGGACAGTTGCTGAGAACATTGGGTACAGAGATCTCACTACAGGTATTGACATGAAGAGAGTTGAGCTTGCTGCCAAAACTGCAAATGCTGATGAGTTTATCAGAAACTTACCAGAGGGATACAACACAGGAATCGGTCCCAGAGGTTCAAGCTTAAGTGGAGGCCAGAGACAAAG ACTAGCTATTGCAAGAGCGCTGTATCAGAACTCATCCATACTGATTTTGGATGAAGCGACATCAGCATTGGATAGTATGTCGGAGTTGCTAGTCAGACAAGCGCTTGAACGTGTAATGCAAGACCATACG GTAATTGTGATAGCACATAGACTGGAGACAGTGATGATGGCGCAGAGGGTGTTCTTGTTGGAGAAGGGAAAGCTGAAGGAGTTGAGTCGCTCTTCTTTGTTAGGCACTCACAAGGACTCGCTTTCATCAGCTGgatttgtaatttaa